One region of Syngnathus scovelli strain Florida chromosome 15, RoL_Ssco_1.2, whole genome shotgun sequence genomic DNA includes:
- the slc7a3a gene encoding solute carrier family 7, member 3, whose amino-acid sequence MANKLSQFGNKLLRRRALDLTNEETRFARCLSTLDLIALGVGSTLGAGVYVLAGEVAREKAGPAIVLCFLIAALSSMLAGLCYAEFGARVPKTGSAYLYSYVTVGEIWAFITGWNLILSYVIGTASVARAWSSTFDNLVEQKISDFFKAAMTMKVPGQVLAEYPDLFALILVLLLTGLLAFGVSESALVNKIFTGINLVVLGFVIISGFVKGDAANWNLTLENYTTFRNESNNSNVEKEFGTGGFAPFGLAGVLSGAATCFYAFVGFDCIATTSEEAKNPMRDIPIGIVASLLICFVAYFGVSAALTLMMPYYQLNTQSPLPEAFTYVDWAPARYIVAVGSLCALSTSLLGSMFPMPRVIYAMAEDGLLFRTLSRINARTKTPVLATIVSGIVAALMAFLFDLAALVDLMSIGTLLAYSLVAICVLILRYQPGTLRSSSQTEKLMEGEKGTVSGVDSGDEYTESEEKPLNQAFTYKMLLSPGSKNPTIISGKIVYVTTAIISVFITILCIILANFLPELLTGNGVVVASCVILTLLCIGCFIVICRQPESKEALTFKVPLLPWLPLFSVFVNIYLMMQLDKATWWRFTVWMVIGFAIYFFYGIPNSSANRPSPRKYEPELESKSPIYMGAPIDSDAEGANSPL is encoded by the exons ATGGCGAACAAGCTGTCCCAATTTGGCAACAAGTTGTTGCGTCGCCGCGCGCTGGACTTAACCAACGAGGAGACCCGCTTCGCCCGCTGCCTGTCCACCCTGGACCTCATCGCCTTGGGGGTGGGCTCCACCCTGGGCGCCGGCGTCTACGTGCTAGCCGGCGAGGTGGCCCGTGAGAAGGCCGGGCCTGCCATCGTCCTCTGCTTCCTCATAGCCGCGCTGTCTTCAATGTTGGCGGGCCTGTGCTACGCTGAGTTCGGAGCTCGCGTCCCCAAGACAGGCTCTGCGTACCTATACAGCTACGTGACGGTGGGGGAGATTTGGGCCTTCATCACCGGCTGGAATCTCATACTTTCCTATGTGATTG GTACGGCGAGCGTGGCTCGTGCGTGGAGCTCCACTTTCGACAACCTAGTGGAGCAAAAGATCTCGGACTTCTTCAAAGCCGCCATGACAATGAAGGTGCCTGGCCAAGTGTTGGCTGAGTACCCTGACCTGTTTGCGCTCATCTTGGTACTCCTGCTCACCG GCCTGCTGGCCTTTGGCGTGAGCGAGTCGGCACTGGTCAACAAGATTTTCACCGGCATCAACCTGGTGGTGCTGGGCTTCGTCATTATCTCGGGTTTCGTAAAGGGCGACGCGGCCAACTGGAACCTCACGCTGGAGAACTACACTACGTTCCGGAACGAAAGCAACAACAGCAA TGTCGAGAAAGAATTCGGGACTGGCGGTTTTGCTCCATTCGGACTTGCCGGCGTTCTCTCCGGTGCTGCTACCTGCTTCTACGCTTTTGTCGGCTTTGACTGCATCGCCACCACAA GCGAGGAGGCCAAGAACCCCATGCGTGATATCCCCATCGGCATCGTGGCCTCGCTGCTCATTTGCTTCGTCGCCTACTTCGGCGTGTCGGCCGCTCTCACCTTGATGATGCCCTACTACCAACTGAACACCCAGAGCCCTCTGCCCGAGGCCTTCACCTACGTGGACTGGGCCCCGGCCCGCTACATCGTGGCCGTGGGCTCGCTGTGCGCTCTGTCCACCAGCCTGCTGGGCTCCATGTTCCCCATGCCCCGCGTCATCTACGCCATGGCAGAGGACGGGCTGTTGTTCCGCACACTGTCCAGGATTAATGCTCGCACCAAAACGCCCGTGCTGGCCACCATCGTTTCTGGCATTGTCGCCG CTCTGATGGCCTTCCTGTTTGACCTTGCCGCTCTGGTCGACCTCATGTCCATCGGAACGTTGTTGGCGTATTCGCTGGTGGCTATTTGTGTTCTCATTCTCAG GTACCAGCCAGGCACATTGCGGTCATCCAGCCAGACAGAGAAGCTGATGGAAGGCGAGAAAGGGACCGTGAGCGGCGTGGACAGCGGCGACGAGTACACTGAGAGTGAGGAGAAGCCTTTAAACCAAGCTTTTACCTACAAGATGCTGCTCAGCCCCGGCTCAAAGAACCCCACGATCATCTCGGGCAAAATCGTCTATGTGACCACCGCCATCATCT CCGTCTTCATCACCATCCTGTGCATCATCCTGGCCAACTTTCTACCGGAGCTGCTCACCGGCAACGGCGTTGTGGTGGCGTCTTGTGTTATtttgactctgctgtgcatcggctgCTTTATCGTCATCTGCAGGCAGCCCGAGAGCAAAGAAGCTCTGACTTTCAAG GTTCCTCTCCTCCCTTGGTTGCCCCTGTTCAGCGTTTTCGTCAACATCTACCTCATGATGCAGCTGGACAAGGCCACATGGTGGCGCTTCACCGTCTGGATGGTCATTG GTTTCGCCATCTACTTCTTCTACGGCATACCCAACAGCAGCGCTAACCGTCCATCGCCTCGCAAATACGAGCCGGAGCTGGAGTCCAAGAGCCCCATTTACATGGGAGCCCCCATCGACAGCGACGCGGAGGGGGCCAACAGCCCCTTATAG
- the snx12 gene encoding sorting nexin-12 — translation MSEASVADTRRLNSKPQELTDAYGPPSNFLEIDVYDPQIVGVGRHRYTTYTVRTRTNLPIFKLKDSCVTRRYSDFEWLKNELERDSKIVVSHLPGKALKRQLPFRNDEGLFEESFIEERRLGLEQFINRIAGHPLAQNERCLHMFLQEAEIDRNYIPGKVRH, via the exons ATGTCAGAGGCTTCGGTTGCTGACACTCGCCGGCTAAATTCCAAGCCCCAGGAGCTCACGGACGCATATGGTCCACCCAGCAATTTTCTGGAAATAGACGTTTATGATCCACAGATCGTCGGAGTCGGGCGGCATCGGTACACAACCTATACAGTTCGGACGCGG ACCAACCTTCCCATTTTCAAACTTAAGGATTCTTGTGTAACCAGACGATACAGTGACTTTGAGTGGTTAAAGAATGAGCTGGAGAGAGATAGCAAG ATTGTAGTATCACATCTCCCGGGTAAAGCCCTGAAGAGACAGTTGCCGTTCCGCAACGACGAAGGGCTTTTTGAGGAGTCGTTCATTGAGGAGCGGCGATTGGGTTTGGAGCAATTCATCAACAG AATTGCAGGTCACCCTTTGGCCCAGAATGAGCGCTGTCTGCACATGTTCTTGCAAGAGGCCGAGATTGACCGGAACTACATTCCCGGAAAAGTACGACACTAG
- the LOC125981924 gene encoding cytokine receptor common subunit gamma — MLHKLLLLLVLVCPGFAEEPPDVDCVVLHLESVKCTWNKHGNPKVNYTFRSWFHDEAVRECEKYITNNSLKIGCIQPYGDITNRFLTFYMQLVHGNDTFSKSDELKSKVKLNPPTNLTVQNGSDWNLWFYWNQTLPSCVENEVRSRINYKEWVADRVNRGKQNYCINLPSSRSQYELQVRSKLHEVCGASGWSDWSDSVMWGSNNGTESDQGDGYMFVWIIVYVLAPVILIAMVFLLVRYERFRIIFIRVVPKPSLIPQDIEPWPQIPKGLKEGFKANYHEQACPVREYRQVPQ; from the exons ATGTTACATAAATTGTTGTTACTTCTCGTTCTGGTATGTCCTGGCTTTGCCGAAGAACCCCCAG ATGTCGACTGTGTTGTTTTGCATTTGGAGTCTGTGAAATGTACCTGGAACAAACATGGCAACCCTAAAGTCAATTACACCTTCCGCAGCTG GTTTCATGATGAAGCAGTCAGAGAATGTGAGAAGTACATAACAAACAACAGTCTAAAAATTGGCTGCATTCAGCCGTATGGTGACATAACCAACAGGTTTCTCACTTTCTACATGCAACTGGTGCATGGCAACGACACTTTTTCGAAGAGCGATGAACTTAAAAGCAAAG TGAAGTTAAATCCGCCAACCAACCTGACTGTTCAGAATGGATCCGACTGGAATCTGTGGTTCTATTGGAATCAGACGTTGCCATCATGTGTGGAAAATGAGGTTCGCTCTCGGATCAATTACAAGGAGTGGGTT GCAGATAGAGTCAATCGAGGGAAGCAAAATTATTGCATCAACTTGCCCTCCAGTCGATCCCAGTATGAGCTTCAGGTGAGAAGCAAATTGCATGAAGTATGCGGAGCTTCTGGCTGGAGCGACTGGAGTGATTCTGTGATGTGGGGATCAAACAATGGCACAG AAAGTGACCAAGGTGACGGTTACATGTTTGTCTGGATAATTGTGTACGTTCTGGCTCCCGTTATCCTCATCGCGATGGTCTTCCTGTTAGTGCGTTACGAGAG GTTCAGAATCATCTTCATTCGTGTGGTACCCAAGCCATCCCTGATTCCTCAAGACATTGAA CCTTGGCCTCAAATCCCCAAAGGCCTTAAAGAAGGCTTCAAGGCAAACTACCACGAGCAAGCCTGTCCAGTTCGAGAGTACCGTCAGGTCCCCCAGTGA